The proteins below are encoded in one region of Sminthopsis crassicaudata isolate SCR6 chromosome 1, ASM4859323v1, whole genome shotgun sequence:
- the LOC141564559 gene encoding transcription elongation factor A protein 1-like translates to MSFAICVTSTYYNGTAGGTGNQGKTILRGGGGCGREWGWKSTQAMEVEILPTAKKIDKMVQNENAAGALDLLKELQDVPMTLELLRPEAKRERSCRSKAKEETKASDSFIKAFPRAPSTSGLVPIKCRELLAAALRTGGDYFAIGADVEELGAQIEEAAYQELRNRDMKYQNRLRRRTANLKDAKNPNLRKNVLCGNIPPDSFARMTAVEMASEELKEMRRNLTKEAIRIHQMARTGGNQTDLFRCGKCNKKNGT, encoded by the exons ATGAGCTTTGCCATCTGTGTCACTTCCACATACTACAATGGGACAGCAGGTGGCACTGGCAACCAAGGGAAGACTATCctgaggggggggggag GGTGTGGGCGAGAGTGGGGTTGGAAAAGCACCCAAGCCATGGAGGTGGAGATCCTTCCCACAGCCAAGAAGATAGATAAGATGGTGCAGAACGAGAACGCGGCCGGGGCACTGGATTTACTAAAGGAACTTCAAGACGTTCCCATGACTCTGGAATTATTGAG GCCTGAGGCAAAACGAGAAAGGAGCTGCAGGAGCAAAGCAAAGGAAGAGACAAAGGCTTCTGATTCCTTCATTAAAGCTTTCCCCCGGGCACCAAGCACTTCAGGTTTGGTTCCCATCAAGTGCCGAGAGTTGCTTGCTGCAGCCCTCAGAACTGGAGGTGACTACTTCGCTATTGGCGCCGATGTAGAAGAACTGGGCGCTCAGATTGAGGAAGCTGCATATCAGGAGTTACGGAACAGGGACATGAAGTATCAAAACAGGCTACGGAGGAGAACAGCAAATCTCAAGGATGCAAAGAATCCAAACTTAAGGAAAAACGTACTGTGTGGGAACATACCTCCAGATTCCTTTGCTAGAATGACTGCAGTCGAAATGGCTAGTGAGGAACTTAAAGAGATGCGCAGAAACCTGACCAAAGAAGCTATTAGAATACATCAAATGGCCCGGACGGGTGGGAACCAAACGGACCTATTTCGATGTGGCAAATGTAACAAGAAGAACGGTACCTAG